From Cannabis sativa cultivar Pink pepper isolate KNU-18-1 chromosome 8, ASM2916894v1, whole genome shotgun sequence, a single genomic window includes:
- the LOC115701432 gene encoding uncharacterized protein LOC115701432 isoform X2: MGTLKIQFLLQYTYAAVILIHVLLLLNSVESKVLIHFAQAPPPRSRHSYAVFRYSFETLDGSNACHNNTCSVYCQIDDQVLSPCPHKLLVLKNLTVNHHHKFLLNVTTWNGKRNSSAYSWFIDTIPPTATISSKQDYTNAKRVAIDIKFSEACMGRGGFKCLTSSNCDVILKGPASINPKSLRIIKPAIHYKLDIVFSTTSILGRVVVRMAENICTDHAGNSFTRTNGSSITIHFDRGPVLVDFWTAVPSYELVLNGVPRTVLATNKKEDLKIFLDFRIPIVNTTDQIANALQVNMGNLVPIYSTNQANRRFAFHLNVTVSTVIIKVEFQSHLIISKTGTPVSPADLITFVYDSMEPGVKLSTSAPNVTKDSKINIIVEFTKPVFGFKASMVEVTGGKITRLKELSKALYSMDVLMETHNIVSIIVPAGKVNDISGNLNLESNKLEVMHYLAPSLSVALHSFVTAGILTTSFATAVLSISLANLGALDTLASGSTNLIGTDTARNLHGMVGHLQVFVLSDWLSVNQPVVFSETAKGLRWLIPHQKLPWKKDSASVWPSHVYLSGGELGMKLSTISGAIDSCLTNISCARLNDIKPNPGWIYGHYNISMKKEPYGLALDSKEYFIYFLRGEPLSARDVVKRMENYKGWQDLEMNLFWLGVGGGSLVIAHVLLLLFLKWRTGTPVHGILSVPRFELFLLILMLPCISQSSAFVIRGGTTGGIITGALLLAIPAAFILSIIIFLIIAVFSGTLVQYKEIKYAANTEPWYAKLWFFFTTRNVKGKWFYREGIPSSFLSRFGILFESLKGPPMFVFVDQNDSNMTRKWGESGHNGIGRICTVSSDDSNEETDIPLQRRLLGCTRSSYIVIDLMRRVSLGILSGAYSSKKPSQSILALTITLVQFMYLFILKPFLNKGVHLVESVSLLCEIGMFGISISMTNTNPMETQELGFVMLALLFITFVTHIIHEWYALISSLLRLSHPQKNSLKLGLKFAAKGLVLPFLSRKHWSGVRAASSQPKIGLVSGLPLSPETELRRRDRRAPFADPIGAMTATVVPMLSPGSPCSIAERNVGLQRTGEGKQPKGYEQESKNEMKKLRALARASFAGDSSGKEASTSYTYR, from the exons ATTGATGACCAAGTTTTGAGTCCATGTCCACATAAATTGTTAGTACTCAAGAATTTAACTGTGAACCATCACCATAAATTTCTTCTCAATGTTACAACCTGGAATGGCAAGAGAAACTCATCAGCTTATTCTTGGTTCATTG ATACGATACCGCCAACTGCAACAATTTCAAGTAAGCAAGACTATACCAATGCTAAAAGAGTAGCCATTGATATCAAATTCAGTGAAGCTTGCATGGGAAGGGGTGGCTTCAAGTGTTTGACCTCATCAAACTGTGAT gtcaTACTCAAAGGGCCAGCCTCTATAAACCCGAAATCATTGCGAATTATTAAGCCAGCTATTCATTACAAGCTTGACATAGTTTTCTCCACAACGAGCATACTTGGACGAGTGGTAGTTAGAATGGCAGAGAATATTTGTACAGATCATGCAGGGAATAGCTTTACAAGAACAAATGGCTCCTCTATAACCATTCACTTTG ATAGAGGGCCGGTTTTAGTGGATTTCTGGACTGCAGTTCCATCTTATGAGCTAGTGCTTAATGGGGTCCCAAGAACTGTCCTTGCAACTAACAAAAAAGAGGATTTGAAGATCTTTTTAGACTTTAGAATTCCCATAGTAAATACTACAGACCAGATTGCTAATGCATTACAAGTGAACATGGGTAACTTAGTACCTATTTATAGTACTAATCAAGCGAACCGACGATTCGCTTTTCAT CTCAATGTTACAGTAAGCACTGTCATCATCAAAGTTGAATTTCAATCCCATTTGATAATTAGTAAAACAGGAACTCCTGTCTCACCTGCTGACTTAATCACATTTGTTTATG ATTCAATGGAGCCTGGTGTAAAGCTAAGTACTAGTGCTCCAAATGTTACAAAGGATTCGAAAATCAACATAATAGTTGAGTTTACAAAGCCTGTTTTCGGTTTTAAAGCTTCTATGGTAGAAGTGACTGGTGGTAAGATAACGAG GTTGAAGGAACTTTCGAAAGCTCTGTACTCGATGGATGTCCTCATGGAAACACATAATATCGTGTCAATTATCGTTCCTGCTGGGAAAGTAAATGACATTTCAGGAAATCTAAATTTGGAGTCTAACAAACTTGAAGTGATGCACT ATTTAGCCCCTTCACTATCAGTAGCATTACACTCATTTGTAACTGCTGGAATATTGACAACATCATTTGCAACTGCTGTTCTTTCAATTTCTCTTGCAAATCTTGGAGCATTAGACACTCTTGCTTCTGGTAGTACAAATCTTATTGGTACTGACACTGCAAGGAATCTTCAT GGTATGGTTGGACATCTTCAAGTGTTTGTCCTTTCAGATTGGCTTTCAGTTAATCAACCAGTTGTATTTTCTGAGACTGCTAAAGGTCTAAGGTGGCTTATACCTCATCAAAAGCTTCCATGGAAAAAGGATAGTGCTTCAGTTTGGCCCAGTCATGTCTACTTATCAGGAGGGGAGCTTGGAATGAAGCTTAGCACCATTTCCGGGGCAATAGATTCTTGCTTGACCAATATATCTTGTGCGCGGTTAAATGACATAAAACCAAATCCTGGTTGGATTTATGGACATTACAACATAAGCATGAAAAAAGAACCTTATGGACTAGCTCTTGATTCCAAagaatatttcatttatttcttG AGAGGAGAGCCACTTTCAGCTAGAGATGTTGTCAAGAGAATGGAGAATTACAAAGG gTGGCAGGACTTGGAGATGAACTTGTTCTGGCTTGGAGTTGGGGGAGGAAGTCTAGTCATAGCACATGTTCTCTTATTACTTTTCTTAAAATGGAGAACAGGAACACCAGTTCATGGCATTCTTTCAGTACCCCGATTCGAGCTTTTTCTTCTCATTCTTATGCTACCTTGCATATCCCAATCATCAGCTTTTGTAATAAGAG GTGGTACAACAGGTGGAATAATCACTGGAGCTCTACTACTAGCAATCCCAGCAGCCTTTATTTTATCAATAATCATTTTTCTCATAATTGCAGTATTCTCAGGAACTTTGGTTCAATACAAGGAAATCAAGTATGCTGCAAATACAGAACCATGGTATGCAAAGCTATGGTTCTTTTTCACAACTAGGAATGTGAAAGGAAAGTGGTTTTATAGAGAAGGCATTCCTTCATCTTTCCTTTCACGTTTCGGGATTCTCTTTGAGAGTCTCAAAGGTCCTCCAATGTTTGTCTTTGTCGATCAGAACGACTCAAACATGACTCGAAAATGGGGTGAAAGTGGCCATAATGGGATTGGGAGAATATGTACTGTGAGCTCAGATGACAGCAATGAAGAAACTGATATTCCCTTACAAAGAAGACTATTAGGCTGCACTAGATCATCATATATAGTTATTGATCTTATGAGAAGGGTCAGTTTAGGAATTTTATCTGGAGCATACTCATCAAAGAAGCCAAGCCAAAGTATCTTAGCCTTAACAATCACACTAGTACAGTTTATGTATCTGTTTATACTAAAACCATTTTTAAATAAGGGAGTTCACCTGGTTGAAAGTGTTTCTCTTTTGTGTGAGATTGGTATGTTTGGTATATCTATCAGTATGACTAACACAAATCCAATGGAAACACAAGAGTTGGGATTTGTTATGCTGGCTCTCCTCTTCATCACTTTTGTTACTCACATTATACACGAGTGGTACGCGCTTATAAGTTCTTTGTTAAGACTATCACATCCTCAGAAAAATTCTCTCAAGCTTGGATTGAAGTTTGCTGCTAAAGGTCTAGTTCTTCCTTTCCTCTCAAGAAAGCATTGGTCTGGAGTGAGAGCAGCTTCTTCACAACCCAAAATAGGCCTAGTTTCTGGCCTTCCTCTAAGTCCAGAAACCGAGTTGAGAAGAAGAGACAGGAGAGCACCATTTGCTGACCCAATTGGCGCCATGACAGCAACGGTAGTACCAATGCTTAGTCCTGGTTCACCATGCTCGATTGCAGAGAGAAATGTCGGCTTGCAGAGAACGGGAGAGGGAAAACAGCCGAAGGGATATGAACAAGAGTCGAAAAATGAGATGAAGAAGTTAAGGGCATTGGCAAGGGCTAGCTTTGCTGGAGACTCAAGTGGTAAGGAAGCTAGCACTAGCTACACATATAGGTAG
- the LOC115701432 gene encoding uncharacterized protein LOC115701432 isoform X1, whose amino-acid sequence MGTLKIQFLLQYTYAAVILIHVLLLLNSVESKVLIHFAQAPPPRSRHSYAVFRYSFETLDGSNACHNNTCSVYCQIDDQVLSPCPHKLLVLKNLTVNHHHKFLLNVTTWNGKRNSSAYSWFIDTIPPTATISSKQDYTNAKRVAIDIKFSEACMGRGGFKCLTSSNCDVILKGPASINPKSLRIIKPAIHYKLDIVFSTTSILGRVVVRMAENICTDHAGNSFTRTNGSSITIHFDRGPVLVDFWTAVPSYELVLNGVPRTVLATNKKEDLKIFLDFRIPIVNTTDQIANALQVNMGNLVPIYSTNQANRRFAFHLNVTVSTVIIKVEFQSHLIISKTGTPVSPADLITFVYDSMEPGVKLSTSAPNVTKDSKINIIVEFTKPVFGFKASMVEVTGGKITRLKELSKALYSMDVLMETHNIVSIIVPAGKVNDISGNLNLESNKLEVMHSDLAPSLSVALHSFVTAGILTTSFATAVLSISLANLGALDTLASGSTNLIGTDTARNLHGMVGHLQVFVLSDWLSVNQPVVFSETAKGLRWLIPHQKLPWKKDSASVWPSHVYLSGGELGMKLSTISGAIDSCLTNISCARLNDIKPNPGWIYGHYNISMKKEPYGLALDSKEYFIYFLRGEPLSARDVVKRMENYKGWQDLEMNLFWLGVGGGSLVIAHVLLLLFLKWRTGTPVHGILSVPRFELFLLILMLPCISQSSAFVIRGGTTGGIITGALLLAIPAAFILSIIIFLIIAVFSGTLVQYKEIKYAANTEPWYAKLWFFFTTRNVKGKWFYREGIPSSFLSRFGILFESLKGPPMFVFVDQNDSNMTRKWGESGHNGIGRICTVSSDDSNEETDIPLQRRLLGCTRSSYIVIDLMRRVSLGILSGAYSSKKPSQSILALTITLVQFMYLFILKPFLNKGVHLVESVSLLCEIGMFGISISMTNTNPMETQELGFVMLALLFITFVTHIIHEWYALISSLLRLSHPQKNSLKLGLKFAAKGLVLPFLSRKHWSGVRAASSQPKIGLVSGLPLSPETELRRRDRRAPFADPIGAMTATVVPMLSPGSPCSIAERNVGLQRTGEGKQPKGYEQESKNEMKKLRALARASFAGDSSGKEASTSYTYR is encoded by the exons ATTGATGACCAAGTTTTGAGTCCATGTCCACATAAATTGTTAGTACTCAAGAATTTAACTGTGAACCATCACCATAAATTTCTTCTCAATGTTACAACCTGGAATGGCAAGAGAAACTCATCAGCTTATTCTTGGTTCATTG ATACGATACCGCCAACTGCAACAATTTCAAGTAAGCAAGACTATACCAATGCTAAAAGAGTAGCCATTGATATCAAATTCAGTGAAGCTTGCATGGGAAGGGGTGGCTTCAAGTGTTTGACCTCATCAAACTGTGAT gtcaTACTCAAAGGGCCAGCCTCTATAAACCCGAAATCATTGCGAATTATTAAGCCAGCTATTCATTACAAGCTTGACATAGTTTTCTCCACAACGAGCATACTTGGACGAGTGGTAGTTAGAATGGCAGAGAATATTTGTACAGATCATGCAGGGAATAGCTTTACAAGAACAAATGGCTCCTCTATAACCATTCACTTTG ATAGAGGGCCGGTTTTAGTGGATTTCTGGACTGCAGTTCCATCTTATGAGCTAGTGCTTAATGGGGTCCCAAGAACTGTCCTTGCAACTAACAAAAAAGAGGATTTGAAGATCTTTTTAGACTTTAGAATTCCCATAGTAAATACTACAGACCAGATTGCTAATGCATTACAAGTGAACATGGGTAACTTAGTACCTATTTATAGTACTAATCAAGCGAACCGACGATTCGCTTTTCAT CTCAATGTTACAGTAAGCACTGTCATCATCAAAGTTGAATTTCAATCCCATTTGATAATTAGTAAAACAGGAACTCCTGTCTCACCTGCTGACTTAATCACATTTGTTTATG ATTCAATGGAGCCTGGTGTAAAGCTAAGTACTAGTGCTCCAAATGTTACAAAGGATTCGAAAATCAACATAATAGTTGAGTTTACAAAGCCTGTTTTCGGTTTTAAAGCTTCTATGGTAGAAGTGACTGGTGGTAAGATAACGAG GTTGAAGGAACTTTCGAAAGCTCTGTACTCGATGGATGTCCTCATGGAAACACATAATATCGTGTCAATTATCGTTCCTGCTGGGAAAGTAAATGACATTTCAGGAAATCTAAATTTGGAGTCTAACAAACTTGAAGTGATGCACT CAGATTTAGCCCCTTCACTATCAGTAGCATTACACTCATTTGTAACTGCTGGAATATTGACAACATCATTTGCAACTGCTGTTCTTTCAATTTCTCTTGCAAATCTTGGAGCATTAGACACTCTTGCTTCTGGTAGTACAAATCTTATTGGTACTGACACTGCAAGGAATCTTCAT GGTATGGTTGGACATCTTCAAGTGTTTGTCCTTTCAGATTGGCTTTCAGTTAATCAACCAGTTGTATTTTCTGAGACTGCTAAAGGTCTAAGGTGGCTTATACCTCATCAAAAGCTTCCATGGAAAAAGGATAGTGCTTCAGTTTGGCCCAGTCATGTCTACTTATCAGGAGGGGAGCTTGGAATGAAGCTTAGCACCATTTCCGGGGCAATAGATTCTTGCTTGACCAATATATCTTGTGCGCGGTTAAATGACATAAAACCAAATCCTGGTTGGATTTATGGACATTACAACATAAGCATGAAAAAAGAACCTTATGGACTAGCTCTTGATTCCAAagaatatttcatttatttcttG AGAGGAGAGCCACTTTCAGCTAGAGATGTTGTCAAGAGAATGGAGAATTACAAAGG gTGGCAGGACTTGGAGATGAACTTGTTCTGGCTTGGAGTTGGGGGAGGAAGTCTAGTCATAGCACATGTTCTCTTATTACTTTTCTTAAAATGGAGAACAGGAACACCAGTTCATGGCATTCTTTCAGTACCCCGATTCGAGCTTTTTCTTCTCATTCTTATGCTACCTTGCATATCCCAATCATCAGCTTTTGTAATAAGAG GTGGTACAACAGGTGGAATAATCACTGGAGCTCTACTACTAGCAATCCCAGCAGCCTTTATTTTATCAATAATCATTTTTCTCATAATTGCAGTATTCTCAGGAACTTTGGTTCAATACAAGGAAATCAAGTATGCTGCAAATACAGAACCATGGTATGCAAAGCTATGGTTCTTTTTCACAACTAGGAATGTGAAAGGAAAGTGGTTTTATAGAGAAGGCATTCCTTCATCTTTCCTTTCACGTTTCGGGATTCTCTTTGAGAGTCTCAAAGGTCCTCCAATGTTTGTCTTTGTCGATCAGAACGACTCAAACATGACTCGAAAATGGGGTGAAAGTGGCCATAATGGGATTGGGAGAATATGTACTGTGAGCTCAGATGACAGCAATGAAGAAACTGATATTCCCTTACAAAGAAGACTATTAGGCTGCACTAGATCATCATATATAGTTATTGATCTTATGAGAAGGGTCAGTTTAGGAATTTTATCTGGAGCATACTCATCAAAGAAGCCAAGCCAAAGTATCTTAGCCTTAACAATCACACTAGTACAGTTTATGTATCTGTTTATACTAAAACCATTTTTAAATAAGGGAGTTCACCTGGTTGAAAGTGTTTCTCTTTTGTGTGAGATTGGTATGTTTGGTATATCTATCAGTATGACTAACACAAATCCAATGGAAACACAAGAGTTGGGATTTGTTATGCTGGCTCTCCTCTTCATCACTTTTGTTACTCACATTATACACGAGTGGTACGCGCTTATAAGTTCTTTGTTAAGACTATCACATCCTCAGAAAAATTCTCTCAAGCTTGGATTGAAGTTTGCTGCTAAAGGTCTAGTTCTTCCTTTCCTCTCAAGAAAGCATTGGTCTGGAGTGAGAGCAGCTTCTTCACAACCCAAAATAGGCCTAGTTTCTGGCCTTCCTCTAAGTCCAGAAACCGAGTTGAGAAGAAGAGACAGGAGAGCACCATTTGCTGACCCAATTGGCGCCATGACAGCAACGGTAGTACCAATGCTTAGTCCTGGTTCACCATGCTCGATTGCAGAGAGAAATGTCGGCTTGCAGAGAACGGGAGAGGGAAAACAGCCGAAGGGATATGAACAAGAGTCGAAAAATGAGATGAAGAAGTTAAGGGCATTGGCAAGGGCTAGCTTTGCTGGAGACTCAAGTGGTAAGGAAGCTAGCACTAGCTACACATATAGGTAG